In one window of Cellulophaga sp. HaHa_2_95 DNA:
- a CDS encoding SDR family NAD(P)-dependent oxidoreductase yields MSKFEGKVAVVTGGSRDIGRAISIKLAKEGAKVVVNYNSSETGANETVAEIKSFGGEAIAVKADVSKLEDIKNLKAKTIEAFGENVHILVNNAGGLFARKTLQELDESFYDLLMNVNFKSTVFVTQAFEPLMSKGSAIVNLSSQAARDGGGGGSSLYASSKGAVTTFTRAMAKELGPKGIRVNALCPGLIGTKFHDDFTKDEIRVKVAAGTPLRREGSAAEVADLVAYLASDEASFISGNNMDINGGLAFS; encoded by the coding sequence ATGAGTAAATTTGAAGGTAAAGTAGCGGTTGTTACAGGAGGTTCTAGAGATATTGGTAGAGCTATATCAATTAAATTAGCAAAAGAAGGTGCTAAGGTAGTGGTCAACTACAATAGTTCTGAAACTGGAGCTAATGAAACGGTTGCTGAAATCAAATCTTTTGGAGGTGAAGCCATTGCTGTTAAAGCTGATGTGTCTAAATTAGAAGACATCAAGAATTTAAAAGCAAAAACAATTGAAGCATTTGGAGAAAACGTACATATTTTAGTTAATAATGCTGGTGGTCTTTTTGCACGTAAAACGTTGCAGGAACTAGATGAATCATTTTATGACTTGCTTATGAATGTTAACTTTAAGTCTACTGTATTTGTAACGCAAGCCTTTGAACCTTTGATGAGTAAAGGATCAGCTATCGTAAACCTTTCTTCGCAAGCAGCAAGAGATGGTGGAGGTGGTGGATCTTCCTTGTACGCTTCTTCTAAAGGAGCTGTTACTACATTTACTAGAGCAATGGCAAAAGAACTAGGTCCTAAAGGAATTAGAGTTAATGCCCTTTGTCCTGGTTTAATAGGTACAAAATTTCATGATGACTTTACTAAAGACGAAATTCGTGTTAAAGTAGCGGCAGGAACACCTTTGAGAAGAGAGGGCTCTGCTGCTGAAGTAGCAGATTTAGTTGCTTATTTAGCTTCTGATGAAGCATCATTTATCTCTGGGAATAATATGGATATAAATGGAGGGTTAGCATTTAGTTAG
- a CDS encoding LacI family DNA-binding transcriptional regulator, protein MANKKTTIKDIANALSISTAAVSKALHDDSRISTKTKEAVKKVAKELNYQPNHLASALRRGKSNLVGVVVPRTNSNFFSSVIQNIEEVLNKKGYNIIITQSNESYQKECRNIDTLLFTQVDGIIASMANETTNLDYYEKIKSKGIPLILFDRGENDLNVDYIGINDYDSSHMIIEHLTQQGCKRIAHIGGYRHTRIFNNRIRGYIDAIKKHKLPTDDALLIESSLTTEDGRLKMQQLLDLEDRPDAVYVASDYAALGALQVLQENNIDIPNDIALVGFGDEPFTGMVTPTLSSINQHSTEIGKLAAETFLKHVDAADLKQTLHKQILQAELIIRDSSKIK, encoded by the coding sequence TTGGCAAATAAAAAAACTACAATAAAAGATATTGCAAATGCATTAAGTATTTCTACTGCAGCGGTTTCTAAAGCATTACACGATGATTCTAGAATTAGTACAAAAACGAAAGAGGCTGTTAAAAAAGTTGCTAAAGAGTTAAACTATCAGCCTAATCATCTTGCAAGTGCTTTAAGGCGAGGTAAAAGTAATTTAGTGGGTGTTGTTGTTCCTAGGACCAACAGCAATTTTTTCTCCTCCGTTATTCAAAATATAGAAGAAGTACTTAATAAAAAAGGGTACAATATTATCATAACACAATCAAATGAGTCGTATCAAAAAGAATGTAGAAATATTGATACTTTACTCTTTACTCAAGTAGATGGCATCATAGCTTCTATGGCCAATGAAACTACTAATTTAGACTATTATGAGAAAATTAAATCAAAAGGTATTCCGCTAATACTATTTGACCGCGGTGAAAATGATTTAAATGTAGACTATATAGGGATTAATGATTACGACAGTAGCCATATGATCATAGAGCATTTGACACAACAAGGCTGTAAGAGAATTGCGCATATTGGAGGTTATAGACATACTAGAATTTTTAATAACCGGATTAGAGGTTATATTGATGCTATTAAAAAACACAAGTTACCTACAGATGATGCTTTACTGATAGAAAGTAGTCTTACTACAGAAGATGGTCGACTAAAAATGCAGCAACTACTAGATTTAGAAGACAGACCCGATGCGGTGTATGTTGCCAGTGATTATGCGGCATTAGGTGCCTTACAAGTGTTACAAGAAAATAATATTGATATCCCAAATGATATTGCTCTCGTTGGCTTTGGCGATGAACCATTTACAGGAATGGTAACTCCTACCTTATCTAGTATTAACCAACATAGTACTGAAATTGGCAAATTGGCAGCTGAAACCTTTTTAAAACATGTTGATGCGGCAGATTTGAAACAAACACTTCATAAGCAAATTTTACAAGCTGAGCTAATTATTAGAGATTCCTCTAAAATTAAGTAA
- a CDS encoding sugar kinase has protein sequence MKKVVTFGEIMLRLAPEGFLRFSQASSFDVVYGGGESNVAVSLANYGVPVDFVTRLPKNDIGECAMMEMRKRGVGVDKIVWGGDRLGIYFLETGAVSRGSKVVYDRAHSAISEIKPGMVDWKAAFKDVAWFHWTGITPAISQGAADACLEAVKIASEMGVTISTDLNYRAKLWTYCDDAHREKVMTELTSYCDVVLGNEEDAEKHFGIHPEGLDVHKNGHDVKAEAFLSVCKQMMEKFPRAKKVITTLRGSISASHNTWAGVLYDGTKMYETRQYQITDIVDRVGGGDSFMGGLIYGLLKYPEDDQNALDFAVAASCLKHTIKGDANLATVSEVEKLMGGDASGRVAR, from the coding sequence ATGAAAAAAGTTGTAACGTTCGGAGAGATTATGCTTCGTTTAGCTCCAGAAGGATTTTTAAGATTTTCACAAGCTAGTAGTTTTGATGTTGTTTACGGTGGAGGAGAATCTAATGTAGCAGTATCTTTAGCTAACTATGGTGTACCTGTAGATTTCGTAACCCGTTTGCCAAAGAATGATATTGGAGAATGCGCAATGATGGAAATGCGTAAGCGTGGTGTAGGCGTTGATAAAATTGTATGGGGTGGTGATCGTTTAGGAATTTATTTCCTAGAAACGGGAGCAGTATCTCGTGGTAGTAAAGTGGTTTATGACCGTGCACACTCTGCAATTTCTGAAATTAAGCCTGGAATGGTAGATTGGAAAGCTGCTTTTAAAGATGTTGCTTGGTTTCATTGGACAGGTATTACACCAGCTATTTCTCAAGGTGCTGCAGATGCATGTTTAGAAGCTGTTAAAATAGCTAGTGAAATGGGTGTCACTATTTCAACTGATTTAAATTATAGAGCAAAATTATGGACCTACTGTGACGATGCTCATAGAGAAAAAGTAATGACGGAATTAACATCTTACTGTGATGTAGTCTTAGGGAACGAAGAAGATGCAGAAAAGCATTTCGGAATTCACCCTGAAGGTTTAGATGTGCATAAAAATGGTCATGATGTAAAAGCAGAAGCATTTTTATCTGTATGCAAGCAAATGATGGAGAAATTTCCAAGAGCTAAAAAAGTTATCACGACTTTGAGAGGTTCTATTTCTGCTTCTCATAATACTTGGGCAGGTGTTTTATATGACGGTACAAAAATGTACGAAACTCGTCAATACCAAATTACAGATATCGTAGATAGAGTAGGTGGAGGAGATTCTTTCATGGGTGGATTAATTTATGGTCTTTTAAAGTACCCTGAAGATGATCAAAATGCATTAGATTTTGCTGTTGCAGCTTCTTGTTTAAAACATACGATTAAAGGTGATGCTAACTTAGCAACTGTTTCAGAAGTTGAAAAACTTATGGGTGGAGATGCTTCTGGTAGAGTAGCTAGATAA
- a CDS encoding 6-phosphofructokinase: MASKSILIICGGGPAPGINAVISTVAKIFLKDGYRVLGLHEGFKGIFSDKPEIKEFDFAHADRIFSRGGSTLIMSRFKPSDEKINTELFIQNNVKLLVSIGGDDTASTANRITTYLSKENISIANIHVPKTIDNDLPLPDRNPTFGFHSAKDEGVRIGNTTYEDARTSQNWFVMSTMGRSAGHLAFGIATSCHFPMMVIPEMFNNTEITFDKVVRLIISSMIKRKIENINYGVALISEGVFHIMPDSELENCGINFTYDDHGHPELGNVSKSHIFNMLVQLKLKELGISIKSRPVELGYELRCCRPIGFDLTLCTLLGLGVKKLYDEGISGCIVTANSKGEVSPLYLKDLQDDEGKISPRLVDINSEFAKLCFQNLHYLSEDDFDKAKEYVAHPEEYYFNDILKEA, from the coding sequence ATGGCTTCTAAATCTATATTAATTATTTGTGGCGGAGGCCCAGCACCGGGAATTAATGCTGTAATAAGCACGGTTGCTAAAATCTTTTTAAAAGATGGATACCGAGTTTTAGGCTTGCACGAAGGCTTCAAAGGAATTTTTTCTGATAAGCCAGAAATTAAGGAGTTCGATTTTGCACACGCAGATCGTATTTTTAGTCGTGGTGGATCAACACTTATAATGAGTAGATTTAAGCCTAGTGATGAGAAAATCAACACAGAACTTTTTATTCAGAATAACGTAAAATTGTTAGTTAGTATAGGCGGTGATGACACCGCCTCTACGGCTAATAGAATTACAACGTATCTTTCTAAAGAAAATATTTCTATAGCCAATATCCATGTGCCTAAAACTATAGATAATGATCTTCCTTTACCTGATAGAAATCCTACTTTTGGTTTTCATTCAGCAAAAGATGAAGGTGTTAGAATAGGAAATACCACGTATGAAGATGCGCGTACCAGTCAGAATTGGTTTGTGATGTCTACCATGGGTAGATCCGCCGGTCATTTGGCTTTTGGTATCGCTACAAGTTGTCATTTTCCAATGATGGTTATCCCTGAAATGTTCAATAATACAGAAATTACCTTTGATAAGGTAGTGCGTTTGATTATTTCATCGATGATTAAAAGAAAAATAGAAAACATTAATTACGGCGTAGCTTTAATTAGTGAAGGTGTTTTTCATATTATGCCAGATTCAGAACTTGAAAATTGTGGTATTAATTTTACTTACGATGATCATGGTCATCCAGAGCTTGGTAATGTAAGTAAATCACATATTTTTAATATGTTAGTTCAGCTTAAATTAAAAGAGCTTGGAATTAGTATCAAAAGTAGACCAGTAGAATTAGGTTATGAACTTCGGTGTTGTAGGCCAATTGGTTTTGATTTAACCTTGTGTACCTTATTAGGGTTGGGGGTTAAAAAACTGTATGATGAAGGTATAAGTGGTTGTATAGTTACGGCCAATTCTAAAGGAGAAGTAAGTCCTTTGTATTTAAAAGACTTACAGGATGATGAGGGGAAAATTTCGCCTCGTTTGGTAGATATAAATTCGGAATTTGCAAAGCTATGTTTCCAAAACCTACATTATTTATCAGAGGATGATTTTGATAAGGCTAAAGAGTACGTAGCGCATCCTGAAGAATATTATTTTAATGACATTTTAAAAGAAGCTTAA
- a CDS encoding TonB-dependent receptor encodes MNKVYFTLLIAMLSSFVYSQNILTGTITDVNNHLPLEQVSIYFPQLEKGAITDARGVYKISNLPSGTYKIVVSYIGYQTVSKSISVNNIEVIYDLSLNESAIEMEEIIVSTPFHKLQSENVMKVEYANIADLKNKGSITLADGIARIAGVESVSTGIGIGKPVIRGLNANRVLVYTQGIRLENQQFGDEHGLGVNDAGIESVEVIKGPASLLYGSDAMGGVLYLNPEKFSLPNSTEGDVNLNYYTNTRGINTHAGIKTATEHFKFLLRGALTTHTDYKTGSNDRVTNSRFKEYDLKTGIGYQATNFKTEVRYNYNNSNLGIPEEIGNQSTDRSPIEPNQTIDNHILSSKSSLLFDTSSLDVTLGYTSNIRKEFEEGEDGAALHMNLNTFNYNVQYHTPKYGPLETIVGIQGLHQTNSNFGEELLVPDARTNDIGFFGTSHIHLNDFNDIQVGLRYDHRIIKGDANGISGEEGYIAALDRDFSSFNAALGYKVNFANNLVTRVNLATGFRAPNLAELTSNGVHEGTNRYEIGNANLKNEQNFQTDISLEYKNQHFEVFVNGFYNTINDYIFIAPNGDEIDGNQVFVYNQQDAYLYGGEAGIHIHPHPLDWLHLESSFQTVRGKLKDDDNLPLIPANSITNTLRGEFTKRSGWITSGYTFITLKSVFQQDNISLFETTTEGYNLLSIGLGGTVTIFNSPMDLRISGNNLLNKNYVSHLSRLKYDAIGNIGRNISIGISVPL; translated from the coding sequence ATGAATAAAGTATATTTCACACTGCTTATAGCAATGTTAAGCAGTTTTGTCTATTCACAAAACATACTTACAGGAACAATAACAGACGTAAATAACCACCTGCCTTTAGAACAAGTCTCCATCTATTTTCCTCAATTAGAAAAAGGTGCTATTACAGATGCTAGAGGGGTATACAAAATATCAAATTTACCCTCTGGAACCTACAAAATTGTAGTGTCTTATATAGGATATCAAACGGTATCAAAATCTATTTCCGTAAATAATATAGAAGTAATCTATGATCTTTCATTAAACGAAAGTGCTATTGAAATGGAAGAAATTATTGTTTCTACACCTTTTCACAAATTACAAAGTGAAAATGTAATGAAAGTAGAATACGCAAATATTGCCGATTTGAAAAACAAAGGCTCCATAACCTTAGCCGATGGGATTGCACGTATTGCTGGTGTAGAAAGTGTCTCTACCGGCATTGGTATAGGTAAACCTGTCATAAGAGGTTTGAATGCCAACAGAGTACTTGTATATACACAGGGAATACGTTTAGAAAACCAACAATTTGGAGACGAGCATGGTTTAGGTGTTAATGATGCAGGAATTGAAAGTGTTGAGGTTATTAAAGGCCCTGCTTCCCTACTCTATGGTTCCGATGCCATGGGTGGCGTACTGTATTTAAATCCTGAAAAATTCTCACTACCCAATTCTACTGAAGGAGATGTTAATTTAAATTATTATACGAATACACGAGGTATAAATACACATGCAGGAATTAAAACTGCTACAGAACATTTTAAATTTTTACTTCGTGGAGCACTAACTACTCATACCGATTACAAAACAGGTAGTAATGATCGTGTAACGAACTCTAGATTTAAAGAATATGATTTAAAAACGGGTATTGGTTACCAAGCAACAAACTTTAAAACGGAAGTACGTTACAACTATAATAATTCCAATTTAGGAATTCCAGAAGAAATTGGTAACCAAAGTACCGACCGCTCACCCATAGAACCCAACCAAACTATAGATAACCATATTTTAAGTTCTAAAAGTAGCTTACTATTTGACACCTCTAGTCTGGACGTTACTTTGGGTTATACCTCTAATATTAGAAAAGAGTTTGAAGAAGGCGAAGATGGGGCTGCATTACATATGAATTTAAATACTTTTAATTATAATGTCCAATATCATACTCCGAAATACGGACCATTAGAAACTATTGTTGGTATTCAAGGACTTCACCAAACTAATAGCAATTTTGGTGAAGAGCTTTTAGTTCCTGATGCGAGAACAAATGATATTGGCTTTTTTGGTACCTCACATATACATTTAAATGACTTTAATGATATTCAAGTAGGTTTACGTTATGATCATAGAATCATTAAGGGTGATGCCAATGGTATTTCAGGAGAAGAAGGATATATCGCCGCTCTAGATAGAGATTTTAGCAGTTTTAACGCAGCTTTAGGCTATAAAGTAAACTTCGCCAACAACCTCGTTACGCGAGTGAATCTGGCTACAGGATTTAGAGCCCCAAACCTTGCTGAATTGACTTCAAATGGAGTACATGAAGGCACCAATAGATACGAAATAGGAAATGCTAATTTAAAAAATGAGCAAAACTTTCAAACAGATATTTCTTTAGAATACAAAAATCAGCATTTTGAAGTGTTTGTAAATGGATTTTATAATACTATAAATGACTATATATTCATTGCTCCTAATGGTGATGAAATAGACGGAAATCAAGTATTTGTATATAACCAACAAGATGCCTATTTGTACGGTGGAGAAGCAGGAATTCATATTCATCCACATCCTTTAGATTGGTTGCATTTAGAAAGTAGCTTTCAAACCGTTCGCGGGAAATTAAAGGATGATGATAACCTACCGTTAATTCCTGCAAATAGTATCACCAACACGCTAAGAGGAGAATTTACAAAGCGTAGTGGATGGATCACTAGTGGCTATACCTTCATCACCTTAAAATCTGTTTTTCAGCAAGATAATATAAGCCTTTTTGAAACAACTACAGAAGGATATAATCTTTTAAGCATTGGATTAGGAGGTACTGTAACCATATTCAACAGTCCAATGGATCTGAGAATTAGTGGTAATAATCTGCTAAATAAAAACTATGTATCGCATTTATCTCGTTTAAAATATGATGCTATAGGTAATATTGGAAGAAATATTAGTATTGGTATTAGCGTACCTCTATAA
- a CDS encoding DUF6787 family protein, whose product MKKLKERWGIESNFGIIMILLVFSITGSSALKIARPLLDYIGFTRDNFADDWYFSILYWTVRILIIFPIYQVLLVVFGWLFGQFKFFWNFEKKMLSRLGLGFLFK is encoded by the coding sequence ATGAAAAAATTAAAAGAACGCTGGGGGATAGAATCTAACTTTGGAATCATCATGATTCTACTCGTTTTTTCAATTACAGGATCTTCAGCATTAAAAATTGCAAGACCACTCCTAGATTATATTGGATTTACCCGAGATAATTTTGCAGATGATTGGTACTTTTCAATTCTTTATTGGACCGTACGCATTTTAATCATTTTTCCCATATACCAAGTTTTATTGGTTGTCTTTGGATGGTTATTTGGTCAATTTAAATTTTTCTGGAATTTTGAAAAAAAAATGTTGAGTCGCCTTGGGTTAGGGTTCCTATTTAAGTAG
- a CDS encoding DUF6146 family protein, protein MKKYIIHLSILLTIIALITFGCTSTKNINAISEKEKAAFKQTQGDTITIADAESAYEIIIIEPGFNFWLQSIARSEGYYSQNYLEARNAVWVLAWNQRVQQPQQFNPNLYEMRIDYNSFTDYGYEVNYKLYNYFIYFQRKYNQRLGSFYPRI, encoded by the coding sequence ATGAAAAAGTATATAATACATTTGAGTATTCTCTTGACAATCATCGCTCTAATAACATTTGGCTGTACGAGTACCAAAAATATTAATGCCATTTCTGAAAAAGAAAAAGCAGCATTTAAGCAAACTCAAGGAGATACTATTACGATTGCAGATGCAGAAAGTGCATATGAAATAATCATTATTGAACCTGGATTTAATTTTTGGTTGCAAAGCATTGCAAGATCAGAAGGGTATTATTCTCAAAATTATTTAGAGGCTAGAAATGCGGTTTGGGTGCTAGCATGGAACCAAAGAGTACAGCAACCACAGCAGTTTAACCCAAATCTCTATGAAATGAGAATTGACTATAATTCCTTCACAGATTATGGCTATGAGGTAAACTACAAGCTCTATAATTACTTCATTTATTTCCAAAGAAAATATAATCAACGCTTAGGTTCTTTTTATCCCCGTATATAA
- a CDS encoding DUF937 domain-containing protein yields MSGLLDLLSGPMGQQLISGVAGQTGESEGKTASVLSMAMPLLLGAMKKNVSTPEGAQGLMSALQGGKHDGSILDNLGGLFGGGVDDAVTKDGAGILGHLLGSKQESVESAISQKAGVDSGSVGNILKIAAPILMGFLSKQTSQNNVNDASGMNALLGGMLGGQPQENQSLITSLLDADGDGSILDDVAGMVMGSSGKKGGIGGLLGGLFGK; encoded by the coding sequence ATGTCAGGATTATTAGATTTATTAAGTGGCCCAATGGGTCAACAATTAATTAGCGGTGTTGCAGGTCAAACTGGAGAATCAGAAGGAAAAACTGCAAGTGTACTCAGCATGGCTATGCCATTGCTGTTGGGCGCTATGAAAAAGAATGTTTCTACACCAGAAGGTGCACAAGGATTAATGAGTGCATTACAAGGCGGAAAACATGATGGAAGCATACTAGATAACCTAGGTGGTTTATTTGGTGGTGGAGTTGATGATGCTGTAACCAAGGATGGTGCAGGAATTCTAGGTCACCTTTTAGGTTCTAAACAAGAAAGTGTTGAAAGTGCTATAAGCCAGAAAGCCGGTGTTGATTCTGGATCTGTTGGTAATATTTTAAAAATAGCAGCTCCAATTTTAATGGGTTTCTTATCGAAACAAACTTCTCAAAACAATGTTAACGATGCCAGTGGTATGAACGCTTTATTAGGCGGTATGCTTGGCGGTCAACCACAAGAAAATCAGAGCTTAATTACTTCCTTGCTTGATGCGGACGGTGATGGTAGCATCTTAGATGACGTTGCAGGAATGGTTATGGGATCTAGCGGTAAGAAAGGTGGTATCGGAGGTCTTCTAGGAGGACTTTTCGGTAAGTAA
- a CDS encoding D-2-hydroxyacid dehydrogenase: MRILANDGISQAGIDTLKSNGFEVLTVNVAQNQLIDYINKHNIAALLVRSATEVRKDIIDQCPSLKLVGRGGVGMDNIDVAYAKEKGVHVINTPEASSESVAELVFAHLYGAVRFLYDSNRNMPLDGDSRFKDLKKDYSSGSELRGKTLGIIGFGKIGQATAKIALGVGMKVLYHDSEIDETSVSLKFYDEQTITFNLKNNSKEDVLKSADFITLHVPKQTAYVIGKNEFSLMKDGVGIINTARGGALDEVALIDAMESRKVAFAGLDVYESEPKPEIKILMHPDISLTPHIGAATKEAQDRIGVELATKISALLK; the protein is encoded by the coding sequence ATGAGAATATTAGCAAACGATGGAATTTCTCAAGCTGGAATTGATACATTGAAATCAAATGGCTTTGAAGTTTTAACGGTAAACGTTGCACAGAATCAACTTATAGATTACATAAATAAGCATAACATTGCAGCACTACTTGTACGCAGTGCTACAGAGGTTAGAAAAGATATTATTGATCAATGCCCAAGTTTAAAGTTAGTTGGCCGTGGTGGTGTTGGAATGGATAATATAGATGTTGCTTATGCTAAAGAAAAAGGGGTGCATGTTATAAATACTCCTGAAGCATCGTCTGAGTCTGTTGCTGAACTAGTATTTGCTCACTTATACGGTGCTGTTCGCTTTTTATATGACTCTAACAGAAATATGCCTCTCGATGGCGATAGTCGTTTTAAAGACCTTAAAAAGGACTATTCAAGCGGGTCTGAATTACGAGGAAAAACTTTAGGAATTATCGGTTTCGGAAAAATAGGACAAGCTACTGCAAAGATAGCACTGGGAGTAGGTATGAAAGTACTTTACCACGATTCTGAAATTGATGAAACTTCTGTTTCTTTAAAATTTTATGACGAACAAACTATAACTTTCAATTTAAAGAACAATAGTAAAGAAGACGTTTTAAAATCGGCAGATTTTATAACCTTGCACGTGCCTAAGCAAACAGCATATGTAATTGGCAAGAATGAATTCAGCTTAATGAAAGATGGTGTTGGTATCATCAACACCGCGCGTGGTGGAGCTTTAGATGAAGTAGCTTTGATTGATGCGATGGAATCACGTAAAGTTGCCTTTGCAGGCTTAGATGTATACGAATCTGAACCAAAACCCGAAATAAAAATACTAATGCACCCTGATATTTCGTTAACACCACATATCGGTGCTGCTACTAAGGAAGCTCAAGACAGAATTGGTGTTGAACTAGCAACTAAAATTAGCGCACTGTTAAAATAA
- the serC gene encoding 3-phosphoserine/phosphohydroxythreonine transaminase, protein MKKHNFSAGPCILPQEVLLKASEAVQDYNGSGLSLIEMSHRSKEFVDIMENARSLALELLGLEGKGYKALFLQGGASMEFVRVAYNLLETKAGYLNTGTWANNAIKEAKFFGEVVEVASSKNENYNHIPKIFGVPNDLDYLHVTSNNTIYGTQMKTFPKVNVPLVCDMSSDIFSKQIDFSQFDLIYAGAQKNMGPAGTELVVIKEDILGKVSRKIPSILDYQVSIAKESMFNTPAVFPIYVSMLTLEWLKGIGGVSVIEEINNKKAQLLYSEIDLNPLFKGYANVEDRSTMNATFSITDEKLKPAFDAAWKEAGVSGINGHRSIGGYRASMYNALTLESVGVLVDVMSEMERKA, encoded by the coding sequence ATGAAAAAGCATAATTTTAGCGCAGGACCGTGTATATTACCACAAGAAGTGTTATTAAAAGCCTCTGAAGCAGTTCAAGACTATAATGGTTCAGGATTGTCTCTTATAGAGATGTCTCACAGAAGTAAAGAGTTTGTGGATATCATGGAAAATGCTAGATCGCTTGCCCTAGAATTATTAGGTTTAGAAGGTAAAGGGTATAAAGCTTTATTTTTACAAGGAGGAGCTAGTATGGAGTTTGTACGTGTGGCATATAACTTATTGGAAACCAAAGCTGGCTACTTAAATACAGGTACTTGGGCGAATAACGCCATTAAAGAAGCTAAATTTTTCGGAGAAGTAGTTGAGGTAGCTTCTTCTAAAAATGAAAACTATAACCATATTCCAAAAATATTTGGTGTTCCTAATGATTTAGATTACTTGCACGTGACCTCTAACAATACCATTTACGGAACTCAAATGAAAACATTTCCAAAAGTAAATGTTCCTTTGGTTTGTGACATGAGTTCTGATATTTTTTCTAAACAAATAGATTTCTCTCAATTTGATTTAATTTATGCTGGTGCTCAAAAAAATATGGGGCCTGCAGGAACAGAATTAGTCGTAATCAAGGAAGATATTTTAGGAAAAGTATCCCGTAAGATTCCTTCGATATTAGATTACCAAGTAAGTATTGCAAAAGAAAGTATGTTTAATACTCCCGCAGTATTCCCTATCTATGTCTCTATGCTGACACTGGAATGGTTAAAAGGTATAGGTGGTGTTTCTGTAATCGAAGAGATAAACAACAAAAAAGCACAATTATTATATTCTGAAATTGATTTAAATCCTTTATTTAAAGGATATGCAAATGTAGAAGATAGATCTACAATGAATGCAACTTTCAGTATTACAGATGAAAAGTTAAAACCTGCTTTTGACGCTGCATGGAAAGAAGCTGGTGTTAGTGGAATTAATGGACACAGATCTATAGGTGGCTATAGAGCATCTATGTATAATGCACTAACATTAGAGAGTGTTGGCGTATTGGTAGATGTAATGAGTGAAATGGAAAGAAAAGCATAG